The following is a genomic window from Mesotoga sp. Brook.08.105.5.1.
GCGCGAAAGCGTCAGCATCACCTCCCCGGATGTTCCTCCGGGCATCACTTCCTCGCGCCAGCGAGCCTCACTTCCTGCCGGAGGCAGCATCACTTCTGAATCTTGCAACTGATATTCACTCTTTCCACACCCCAACCTGCAATCCCTGACCTCGGCTCTCCCTTCACAGCGTTCAGCGTATCCTAGCAAGCAGCGAGCGGCTCTTTTCGGCGAACCAGTCTCTTTTGCTCTTCCAACCTCTGACCACTGACCTCTAACCTCGGTCTATTTCAAAGATCGACAATCTTCCCTGGATTGAGCACATTGTTCGGGTCAAAGGCCTTCTTTATGCCGCGTATTAGTTCAAGCTGGGATTCATCGATTATCGATGCGAGATATTTCTTTCTCTTGATTCCTATACCATGTTCTCCGCTGATACAGCCCCCCAACTCTGTGGTTTCGTCAAAGAGCTCTTTCTCGGCCAGCGGGAGATTTCTGTCCCATTGGTCTTGAGGAAGGTTCCCCTTTATGAAGGTTACGTGCACATTTCCATCTCCTGCATGACCAAAGGAGATCATCTCAAGACCATACTTCTCGGCTATCTCTTCGGATGCTTTTATCAGTTTTGGTATACTTGCCATCGGAACGGAGACGTCTTCCATGCTGTGTATTGGGCTTATTGCAGCGAGGGCTTCAGCAATCGATTTTCTTGCCTTCCATAGTTTGTCTCTTGTATTTCTGTTGTCCGCCACGAAGGCCTCAAGACCACCGGCGGCCATAGCTGCCTCGCCTAGCTTCACATAGTCATCAAAGATTGAATCCTTGCTGTTGCCTTCTACTTCAATTATCAGATGGGCTCCGGCATCTGCGTATGGGAACTCCACATTCAGGAATCTGCAGGCTGCTTTGATAGATGAGGCGTCCATGAATTCAAGAGAAGTCGGAACAACTCCGGAGCCGCTCATTAGTTTCGGCACTGCTGATATTGCAGTATCAATATCTGGATAGGGCACGAGCAGTGCGACTGAGTACTTTGGCTTCGGAAGGAGCCTTAGGATAATTTTGGTCACTATTCCAAGAGTTCCTTCCGAACCGACCAAGAGGTGGACGAAGTCAAATCCGCTGACATCTTTGAGCCTCTTCCCGCCGAAAGTTGTCACCTCTCCTGAGGGCAGGACTACCTCAAGGCCGTAAACATGGTATCCCGTCGGTCCATATTTCATGACTTTGTTTCCTCCGGCGTTTTCCGCAACGTTGCCCCCGATCGAGGAGCTCTCGCTGCTGCAGGGATCCCCCCCGTAAACGAGGTTATGTCTGTCTGCCAGTTTCTGGATCTCTCCGGTGATAACCCCCGGCTCCAAAGTAATCATCATGTTGGCTTCGTCGAATTCAAGGATCTTGTTCATCTTTTCAAAACTCATGACAATTCCCCGGAAAGACGGAACTGCACCTCCGGATAGTCCGGTTCCTGCTCCACGCGGAGTTACTGGAATCAGATGCTCGTTTGCAAATCTCATAATCTTCGAAACCTCGGCAGTGCTCACCGGGAAAGTAATTACCTCGGGTCTCACGGCTTTCACTTCTGCCGTCTCATCTCTCGAGTATCGATCCAGAGACTCTTCGTCGTACTTCACAGGGATTTGTAAAAGCCTTTGGAGCTCTTCTATTAGGTTGGCATTAAGCTGTCCGTATTTCACTTTTTCACCTCCGACTCAAGGGCTTCTACGAGATCGTTCAAGATCTCTACGGCATCTCCTACAAGCCCGATGTCTGCGAAGTTGAATATCGCTGCGTTTCTGTCTCTGTTTATTGCAACTATGAATTCAGCAGTCTGCATTCCTGCAATGTGCTGAACGGCTCCGGAAATTCCTGCAGCGATGTAGATCTTCGGCTTGACCGTGTGACCGCTTAGTCCTACCTGGGCTTCATGTCCGACCCACTTCGAATCTACTATCTTTCTGGAAGCACCTACGGTCCCATTAATCAGCTTTGTAAGTCTGTAGATCGGTTCCATGTTCTCAACTTTTCTGAGACCCATCCCTCCCGCGATTATTACCTCTGCGTCTTGAACGCCTTTCTTTCCTTCGCCTATTGGTTTGAACTGGAGAAGCGTTGCGTTTGTCTCGATCATCTCTGGAGTAACCTCGAAGGATTCCACTTCGCCGTTTCCCATGTAGGGTTCCTTCAAGGCCGAGAATGTCTTTGGCCTGACCGTTGCCATCTGGGGCCTGTGGTTAGGGGTCTTGATCGTAGCCATTATATTGCCCCCGATTGCCGGTCTGGTTTGCAGCAGATTTCCTGTGTCCTCCTCAATATCCAGTCCGGTGCAGTCCGCAGTAAGGCCGGTCTTCAACAGCGCCGCCAGTCCGGGCATGTAGGTTCTCCCCGAAGTCGTCGCCGGGGCAAGCACGATTTCCGGCGAGAGTTTCTTGACGATCGCGGCAAGAGTCTTTGTGTAGGGCTCAAAGTTGAATCTTCCAAGACTCTTATCTATAGCCATGATAATTTTGTCGGCCCCACCGGAGAAGAGCGATGCCGTTGCATCTTCATCAAGTCGATTGTCAGAGAGGACCGCTACCGAAACGTTGAAGGGACGCTTGAGTGAAAGCTCGCGAGCCTTCCCCAGTAGTTCATATGTACTCGAATGGATTTCGCTTCCTCTTCTTTCTGCGATTACCAGAAGATCACTCATGATTCACCACCAGATATGGAAGCAGTCTCTTTTTTATCTCATCTATCCCATGTTTTAGATCGCTTCCTTCGTACATCTCTACCTTTCTTGAGAGTTTTGGGGTTCCTATCCTTACTACTCTCGTAGGTGAACCAGTCAGACCGGTCTCCGATGGATCCATTGCAAGAGAATCGTTTCCGATTCTCTCAATGGGCGCATCTTTCGCCAGTTTCTTGCCACTCAGTGTCGGAAGTCTCGGCTCGTTAACGTCTTTTGTCACCGATATTAGTGAAGGCAGAGGGAGATTCCATATCTCTTTGCCGTCCTCTACTTCGCGTTCAACGGTAATCTCGTTATCCTCGAGATCGACTATGCTGGAAACATAGGTCGCTACCGGTATGCCCAGCATGGCTCCCGTCTCGGGTCCGACCTGCCCTGTCTCGCCGTCTGTTGCCTTTTCTCCAGCAAGGATCAGGTCAAACGGACCTTCTCTTTCCGCGAATCTCGCTAGAGCCATGGCTGTGGCCCATGTATCGGCTCCCGCAAATCTTCTGTCTGTAAGGAGAACCGCCCTGTCGGCTCCCATGGCAATCGCCTCTCTTACGGCCTCTTCTGCCACAGGAGGTCCCATAGAGACCACGGTGATCGAATGATCACCTGCTTCCTTCAACCTCAAAGCGGTCTCCAGCGCATGAAGGTCAAGCGGATTAATAACTGTCCCAACTCCTTCTCTTATCATCGTCCCCGTTTCGGGATTGAGCTTAACTTCATCGGTATCCGGAACTTGTTTTAGAAGAACAAGAATCTTCAAAATGAACTCCCCCTCGAACTGTCATCTCTATTCAATATTAATACACAGGTCGATCACTTTCTCGCAGGAGAGCAGCAGGTAAACAAACTCGGCTTGAGAGATTGGTTCTGTCTGATTCGGGAAGAAGAGAATCCGTGAAACCGTTACGGTTCAAGAAAACCAAACTAATGACTGAATAAAAAGAATGAAATACCAGCATTTTGTCGGAAGTGAACAAATCGATAGAGCACAATTTTGATTATATTACTCTTAAGTTAGGTGAGAACTTTCGAGATTTGCTACTTGTCATGAATATAGCTATTACAGACGATACTCAACAGACTGCTTTTCATGAAGACTTTCTTTTTTTGTAATGATCGTGATATGATATTTGGGACCGGGGTGAATCGAAAAATGAATAAAATCGTTCTTACATTGCTTGTATCGATTCTGTTGTTTACATCAGTAATTGCAGATAAGCTCACTTTTGGCGGGGATAATGCTTATCCTCCGTATGAGTTTGTTGATAAAAACGGCGAGCCCATCGGTTTCAATGTTGATTTGATGCGTGCGGTTGCAGACTCAGCCGAACTGGATATTGAGATTGAGCTTGGTGAGTGGAACAGTGTTGTCGAAAAGCTTCAGTCGGGAGAACTTAACGGTCTATTAGGGATGGCTGTTACTCCCGAGAGACAGAAGATATATAGCTTCTCGATTCCCCACAATACCCTCCATATGGGGATATTCTATAGAAAGGGTCAAAAGGAAACGACAGTTGAAGACTTGTTCGGTAAAGAAATAGTAGTTCAGCGCAACGGAGTTATGCATGATTATCTGCTCGAGAATTCAATTACAGACAAAATCATTGCCGTTGAATCTCCGATAGAGGGACTGAAGCTTCTATCCTCAGGAAGTGGCGACTTTGGTCTTTTCGAGAAGTACCAATGTCTCTACTTTGTCAAGGAGAACAAGATCGATAATCTTGAAGTTTCGAGTACCGCGGTCTTCGACAGAGACTACGCTTTCGCAACGGCAAAAGACGACTTCGTTCTTCTCAATAAACTGAATAAGGGCCTCCTGCTTGTAAGAGAGAGCGGGGAATACGGCATGATTTTCGAGAAGTGGTTTGGCTCTGCAAACTGGTTCGAAGAGAACAAGAGGCATCTGTTGGTGGCCGCAGGAATTCTCGTTTTCTTTGCCATCGGTCTGTTTTTCCTCTGGATCTGGAATCACACTCTTAAAAGACGTGTCAAGGCAAGAACCGAGGAGCTTGAGAAGAAGGCAACTGAAAACGAGCGCCTGAGGGCCAAGATAAGAAGTCTCCATGATATTGCCTTCAAGATGGAGAGCTGCACAGAAGAAGAGGAAGTCTATGATCTCATTGTTGAAGCAGCCACCGATATTCTGAGTTTCGACTATTACAGTCTGGATGTTGTTGAAGGAGACTATCTAGTTGCCAAGAGACATTCTGGTAACATTGAGGTCAACTCTCGCGTTCCGAAGTATGAGGGGATTGCTGGAAAGACTTTGAAGACGGGGAAAACAATAATAATCGATGACGTTTCGAAGGAAATCGATGCAAGACCTTCAAGCAGTAAGATCAAGGCAGTACTTAGTGTTCCTATTGGAGATTACGGTGTTTTTCAAACGGTCACCATTGAATCGGGAAGCTTCAAACAAGAAGATGCCGAGCTTGCCGAGTTGTTGATGCTTCACGCTCTTGGAGCCTTTGAAAAGATCAAGAAAAGTAAAGAAATACGTTTCCTTGCTTTCCACGATTCGCTGACTGGCCTCTACAACAGGACCTTCTTCGATGAAGAAGTGTCCAGGGTTGACACTTCGAGAAATCTTCCGATTTCAGTCATTTTTGCGGATGTCAACGGGCTGAAGGCACTAAACGATTCCTTCGGCCATTTCTACGGCGACGACTATCTGAAGACGATATCTCGCACAATTAAGGAATCCTGCAGGCACGAGGATCTCGTCGTTCGATGGGGTGGAGATGAGTTTGTTGTCCTTCTTCTGAGAACAGACACCGAAAAGGCAGAGGAAATCGTCTCAAGGATAGAGGAAAACCTGAGCAAGGTGGGATGTTTCTCTGTGGAAGCTAGCGCCTCCTTTGGAGTTGCCACTAAGAAAGATCTTGTAACTGATTTTTATGACGTACTTAGGAATGCAGAACTTGCAATGTATTCGAAGAAAAGAGAAGTGAACAGTAAGACTGATTCCAGAGGGCCAAACTTTCCAGAAGCAATCCGCGATGATCAAGAGTGATTAAAGACGATTATGTCTTCTTTCTGACTCCAAACTTCTAATTACGAAAATTTTCTCTGTTTTTCAAATTTGTTGCGAGTTCGTTCGCTTGCTATAATTATTTTGTTTGTACGTACATGTGTACGTGCGTATGTACAGAACAACCATATAAGGAGGGTTTTGCTTATGCGTAAAGTACTTATGTTACTCGTTATGGCTTCTATCCTTTTCGGAGCCACTCTAGGTTTTGCAGTTTACGAAATTGCCTTTATAGTCAAGGCAACGGATTCTGACTTCTGGCAGTACACAATTGTGGGTGGCAAGAATGCCGAACACGATCTCCAGGGACTAGTTAACGTCACGGTCTACGGACCTCCGTCCGAAGCCGATATCGATCTTCAGATATCCATACTCGAAGATGTTGTTAACAAGAAGCCTGATGCAATAGTCATCTCTTCTACAAGTTCAGAAGCTCCTTCTCTGATTCTGGACGAAGCATACAAACAGGGAATTAAGATAATTCTCATCGACAACTTCGTCTATGATACTGGTTTCAATTCATTCCTCGCAACGAACAACGCTGTTGGTGGAGCGGCGGCAGCCGACAAGCTCGTTGAGGCTCTAAAGGCTAACAACAAGCCTCTCGACGGAAAAGTTGGTTTGATTAGCGCCATGGCTGGTGTCCAGGTTCTTACCGACAGAGACACTGGTTTCATCAACAGACTGAAGGAGATCGCACCCAATCTGACAGTTCTTCCGACGATCTATGTTGACAATGACATTTCTAGAGCAGCCAACGCAGCAGAAGACCTTTTGATAGCCCATTCCGACCTGGTTGGTTTCTTCGCTGACAACAACCACACTGGTATCGGTGTTGCGAGAGTTATCGAACAGAGAGGTCTAGAGAACCAGATAATGGCCGTTGCTTACGACTCGGATCCTCTGGAAATCGAGGCACTTGACAGCGGAGCACTTAAAGCCCTTATCGTTCAGGACCCCCATGGTATGGGATATAAGGGTGTTATGTACGCCTTCATGGCAATTCACGGCGAGCCTCTTCCCGAATACTATGACACTGGTGTCTATATCATCACCAAGGACATTCTTGAAGAGTCTATGGAGATACTTGATCCATTTTCTAGAAAGAGGTATTGATTCTTAAGTTGTTTAAATGAACACGATGGGCAGCGAAAGCTGCCCATTTTCAGAATTTTTGGCCACATGGAGGTAATTACTAGATGAAAAACGAGCTGGCTTTCAATAGAAGATTTGATAATACCTTGCTTAATCCCGAGGCTAGGTGGGAAGATATCGAGAAGTTCGTTGATGAAACGCTGAAGTACAACTTCAGAAATGTCGTTGTACCTTGGTATGCTATCCCCACGTATGTAATAGACAAAGTGCAGGGAACGGAAGTTGGGATTAACGTAGGGCCGGGGGGCTTCCCGCTCGGGATGGTTCCCACAGATATGAAGATGAGGGAAGTAGAGTACTACCTTTCCCTGGGAGAAACAGTTACTGATTTCGATATTGTGATCAATGTTTCCGCTGTGAAGTCGAATAAATGGGATCTCGTTGAGAGAGAGTTTGTAGTTCTTTCTGAGAGAGTGAAGAAAGGAAACAGAATCTGCAAGTTTATAATAGAGACCAGCAGACTCACAGAAGATGAAATTGTGAAAGTCTGTGAACTTATAGTTGATGTGCCAACAATAGATTTCGTTAAGACCGGGACTGGTTTTGGCCCAAGAGCAACGTCTTATCGCGATGTTGAACTAATAAACTCTGTCGTTGCCGGCAAGAAGAAGATCAAGGTTTCCGGTGGTGTTAGAACCCTTGAGCATGTTGAGAAGTTCATGGAGCTGGGAGCGACCGTTTTCGGCTCAAGTGCCAGTGTTTCAATTCTCAAAGAGTATGAGAAGAAATACGGGAGCTAAAGGAGTGCGATGGCATGCCTGATGAAAAGACTGTAATCGAGCTTGAAGGGATAAATAAGAGTTTCCCTGCTGTTAAGGCTCTTGACGACGTCTCCCTCTCCGTCAAGAGTGGTGAAGTAAGGGGTCTTGTAGGAGAGAACGGAGCAGGTAAATCAACTCTGATAAAGATAATTACAGGAGCTTACACGAAAGATTCGGGGACCATGATCTTCGAGGGAAGCGAAGTGACCAGGAACTCTCCTCTGATTTCCAAGGCACTCGGGATATATGCTGTCTACCAGGACGTTATGGTAACGCCCGATCTTACCGTTGCGGA
Proteins encoded in this region:
- a CDS encoding FAD-linked oxidase C-terminal domain-containing protein, which produces MKYGQLNANLIEELQRLLQIPVKYDEESLDRYSRDETAEVKAVRPEVITFPVSTAEVSKIMRFANEHLIPVTPRGAGTGLSGGAVPSFRGIVMSFEKMNKILEFDEANMMITLEPGVITGEIQKLADRHNLVYGGDPCSSESSSIGGNVAENAGGNKVMKYGPTGYHVYGLEVVLPSGEVTTFGGKRLKDVSGFDFVHLLVGSEGTLGIVTKIILRLLPKPKYSVALLVPYPDIDTAISAVPKLMSGSGVVPTSLEFMDASSIKAACRFLNVEFPYADAGAHLIIEVEGNSKDSIFDDYVKLGEAAMAAGGLEAFVADNRNTRDKLWKARKSIAEALAAISPIHSMEDVSVPMASIPKLIKASEEIAEKYGLEMISFGHAGDGNVHVTFIKGNLPQDQWDRNLPLAEKELFDETTELGGCISGEHGIGIKRKKYLASIIDESQLELIRGIKKAFDPNNVLNPGKIVDL
- a CDS encoding electron transfer flavoprotein subunit beta/FixA family protein, producing MKILVLLKQVPDTDEVKLNPETGTMIREGVGTVINPLDLHALETALRLKEAGDHSITVVSMGPPVAEEAVREAIAMGADRAVLLTDRRFAGADTWATAMALARFAEREGPFDLILAGEKATDGETGQVGPETGAMLGIPVATYVSSIVDLEDNEITVEREVEDGKEIWNLPLPSLISVTKDVNEPRLPTLSGKKLAKDAPIERIGNDSLAMDPSETGLTGSPTRVVRIGTPKLSRKVEMYEGSDLKHGIDEIKKRLLPYLVVNHE
- a CDS encoding transporter substrate-binding domain-containing protein, with protein sequence MNKIVLTLLVSILLFTSVIADKLTFGGDNAYPPYEFVDKNGEPIGFNVDLMRAVADSAELDIEIELGEWNSVVEKLQSGELNGLLGMAVTPERQKIYSFSIPHNTLHMGIFYRKGQKETTVEDLFGKEIVVQRNGVMHDYLLENSITDKIIAVESPIEGLKLLSSGSGDFGLFEKYQCLYFVKENKIDNLEVSSTAVFDRDYAFATAKDDFVLLNKLNKGLLLVRESGEYGMIFEKWFGSANWFEENKRHLLVAAGILVFFAIGLFFLWIWNHTLKRRVKARTEELEKKATENERLRAKIRSLHDIAFKMESCTEEEEVYDLIVEAATDILSFDYYSLDVVEGDYLVAKRHSGNIEVNSRVPKYEGIAGKTLKTGKTIIIDDVSKEIDARPSSSKIKAVLSVPIGDYGVFQTVTIESGSFKQEDAELAELLMLHALGAFEKIKKSKEIRFLAFHDSLTGLYNRTFFDEEVSRVDTSRNLPISVIFADVNGLKALNDSFGHFYGDDYLKTISRTIKESCRHEDLVVRWGGDEFVVLLLRTDTEKAEEIVSRIEENLSKVGCFSVEASASFGVATKKDLVTDFYDVLRNAELAMYSKKREVNSKTDSRGPNFPEAIRDDQE
- a CDS encoding electron transfer flavoprotein subunit alpha/FixB family protein; its protein translation is MSDLLVIAERRGSEIHSSTYELLGKARELSLKRPFNVSVAVLSDNRLDEDATASLFSGGADKIIMAIDKSLGRFNFEPYTKTLAAIVKKLSPEIVLAPATTSGRTYMPGLAALLKTGLTADCTGLDIEEDTGNLLQTRPAIGGNIMATIKTPNHRPQMATVRPKTFSALKEPYMGNGEVESFEVTPEMIETNATLLQFKPIGEGKKGVQDAEVIIAGGMGLRKVENMEPIYRLTKLINGTVGASRKIVDSKWVGHEAQVGLSGHTVKPKIYIAAGISGAVQHIAGMQTAEFIVAINRDRNAAIFNFADIGLVGDAVEILNDLVEALESEVKK
- a CDS encoding ABC transporter substrate-binding protein, translating into MRKVLMLLVMASILFGATLGFAVYEIAFIVKATDSDFWQYTIVGGKNAEHDLQGLVNVTVYGPPSEADIDLQISILEDVVNKKPDAIVISSTSSEAPSLILDEAYKQGIKIILIDNFVYDTGFNSFLATNNAVGGAAAADKLVEALKANNKPLDGKVGLISAMAGVQVLTDRDTGFINRLKEIAPNLTVLPTIYVDNDISRAANAAEDLLIAHSDLVGFFADNNHTGIGVARVIEQRGLENQIMAVAYDSDPLEIEALDSGALKALIVQDPHGMGYKGVMYAFMAIHGEPLPEYYDTGVYIITKDILEESMEILDPFSRKRY
- the deoC gene encoding deoxyribose-phosphate aldolase, encoding MKNELAFNRRFDNTLLNPEARWEDIEKFVDETLKYNFRNVVVPWYAIPTYVIDKVQGTEVGINVGPGGFPLGMVPTDMKMREVEYYLSLGETVTDFDIVINVSAVKSNKWDLVEREFVVLSERVKKGNRICKFIIETSRLTEDEIVKVCELIVDVPTIDFVKTGTGFGPRATSYRDVELINSVVAGKKKIKVSGGVRTLEHVEKFMELGATVFGSSASVSILKEYEKKYGS